tcgcgctctgtcggtgaaaaACAGACATTATTGTTTGACTAACGTAAGGGTCATGAAATTGATGAAtctaggcacaataaggacctaacacaagggTCGGATACAAGTGATACACCACCAATGAGGATAATACAGTGAGCGTATCTAGTAGTAGCTGAGTGCCACCCATGCCCACCCTTGTCATCTTCAATTTTTATAGATGCACCCACTTTCCTATATACAGGTGAAAATATGAGTGATGCAGGACAGAATTTTGTCACCGAGCTTTtcctagatctttccaagaataccTGGATTACACACCCACACGGCAGGCCCCGAGGCCGAGCTgtcccccccaaagccccagcctcaagaAAAACCGGGGCAGTCGTGAAACACACaaagggagggagtccactggcagactcgtacaacacggctggaggaacaggctcgaatgcccccgTCGCTACCCCAGAAGAGGAATTCCCCGAGACCAaccgagtctcaaaaccatggAAGCCCCGCCCCGaccctgaacctacagacggtaaagaTCCGGATGCAGGAAGGAAGGGTGGGGGGACCCGACAAGATCACCAACCAAAaaaggggcagcctcggggcttccgggGAGCAAACAACCTAGCACACTGCCACCGACACTTAACGTGCAACGCTTGTGCTGCCTGCACCCACTTAGTCAGCAGAAGACTGGGTAACCAAGCCAtagcaagcaacaaaactcgcaggaccccgggccgaaggtgtcaccgaccccacaggcagctgaCGGAGACAAAACAGCGAGTGTCACTCTGAGACAagaggacagagcaaccctcaaactcgcacaaagcgaaggGGGGACACCGGGGCCACATCCATCGGGCCCATGCTCCTgctaggggtttcccagggttctgaacgtttactataagaggaaaaagaaaaccccgcacgaagacaacgtacccaggtggaacagagtcggccgctatgattggtgaaaacaagctgcacagtaccctgcgcccctaccagtgcaaactgcccttTACCCTAAGGCAAACAAGGAAGACAGAACCCCCATcacacaaagggcggccaaaaaccaataAGTAGATGGCCTAGTAgaagcagaacccaaggaacttggggaaggcaaccccaagctccaagggcagtacttacagggcacctagggaagccaactctaggtgcatgcagcccgagtactggagactcacttCCGGCTCACACatcacctagaagacagacaccacactctaggcacagaattatatgaacatgtttgctgatgatgctatgataataggaaggataagaaacttagatgattgtcatgcccttcaagatgacctggacaaaataagtatatctaggggtggttctagatagaaaactatcacccgaggaccacataaagaatattgtgcgaggagcctatgccacgctttctaacttcagaattgtttttaaatacatggatgtcaatatactaaagaaattgttggcCCCTCAACcgctcctgatacgagagatgacttaagCTCTGGTATgagtttttgttgcccggtgttgcaccttctccagagcagctatgatggtatatatattgtGGAGATGAGATCTCCATGCttggatgcaataatccaggtggggggTGCACCAGAGACTTGTACAATTGCACCACTACTTTCTTTTCCCTGAAGGTAAAGGTACGTTTTTATTATTCCCATCATGACATCATGCTTAAAATGACAGTGTCTTATCTCTATGAAGGGTTTTATTTCTAGTTCCTAGTTACTCCCTAGTAATGGGAGTAATAATTTTTTACAAGGTTTATTTCTGGAGCTTGAAGTTACTGTACTTACAAGATTACTATTAAAATGGGAGTAATAATTTCACAGAACATGTACTACTTGGAACAGAGGTACTTTGGATACTGGTCCCACTAAACCGTACTTCAAGTAGTTGTTACTCAACAATCTTCTTGCAACTCTAATTGCAAATACAGTACAATAACACAAAGGTCTTACtggttaacacacacacattctggacAGTGACTGCTAGAACACAAAACACGTGCTCAGCAATATCCACtctgggatggatggatggaatatataaggagagagagagagagagagagagatatggagagatatggagagatatggagagatatggagagatatggagagatatggagagagagagagagatatggagagagagagagagagatatggagagagagagagagagagagagagagagagagagagagagagagagagagagagagagagagagagagagagagagagagagagagagatggagagagagatggagagagagatggagagagagatggagagagagagagagagagatggagagagagagagagagatggagagagagagagagagagagagagagatggagagagagagagagagatggagagagagagagatggagagagagagagagagatggagagagagagagagagatggagagagagagagagagatggagagagagagagagagatggagagagagagagagagatggagagagagagagagagatggagagagagagagagagatggagagagagagagagagagatggagagagagagagagagatatggagagagagagagagagatatggagagagagagagagagatatggagagagagagagagatatggagagagagagagatatatggagagagagagagatatatggagagagagagagatatatggagagagagagagatatatggagagagagagagatatatggagagagagagagatatatggagagagagagagatatatggagagagagagagatatggagagagatagagagatatggagagagatagagagatatggagagagatagtgagatatggagagagatagagagatatggagagagatagagagatatggagagagatagagagatagagatatggagagagatagagagatagagatatggagagagatagagagatagagatatggagagagatagagagatagagatatggagagagatagagagatagagatatggagagagatagagagatagagagatagagatatggagagagatagagagatagagagagatagagatatggagagagatagagagatagagagagatagagatatggagagagatagagataaagatatggagagagatagagagatagagatatggagagagatagagagatagagatatggagagagatagagagatagagagatagagatatggagagagatagagagatagagatatggagagagatagagatatggagagagagatggagagagagagagatggagagagagagagatggagagagatggagagagagatggagagagagagagatggagagagagagagatggagagagagagagatggagagagagagagatggagagagagagagatggagagagagagagatggagagagagagagagagggagagagagagagagagggagagagagagagagagagagggagagagatggagagagagagagagggggagagagatggagagagatggagagagagagagatggagagagagagagatggagagagatgagaggtgaggagcaggtaagagaaaggtaagaataggatAAATGTAACAATAAGGCATGATTCATTCTTAccttacattcatcctattcttacattGTTCTTgcattcatcctattcttacattGTTCTTgcattcatcctattcttacattGTTCTTgcattcatcctattcttacattGTTCTTgcattcatcctattcttacattGTTCTTgcattcatcctattcttacattGTTCTTgcattcatcctattcttaccttttTCTTACCTGCTAATCAcctctcatatctctctctctctccctctctctctcttgccttgtATATTTGCATGTATCTTCCTCTCTTCttttacacgacttgataatggtccaggacggaccaaaatgtcgtcGTTTTCCCATCTTCTGTTTGGTTTGGTCATCacgtcttcagccacattattttgactcatcgtctgcagatTTTACATTTTCAGGTGGTCCCAATAATTGAGATGTTTTATTGAgttgattctagcagtaaaagatctctgTATGCTCTTCAGGTCAGCAATTCAGCTTTgtatggggctgttagtgtgcaacaatattccactcttgGAGAACACTAATGTTTTAAAGTATCGTCAGTGGCatggcatctcttgtttggaaGTTTCTTGTTATCCAAGCTGCCATTTTTCTTGCAATTATGACATCAGCtttgttgtgttctttaaaagtaaggtcttccaTTGTGATTACTTAAGCTGTACCCTAATACTTTCCCTGATGGTATGTTCAGTCTGAGCATAATTAGCTACCCCCATCACCTGATGGGATGCACAGCGAGAGGGTTTGGGGTAATATTGCAAGAAGATCACTTGATATTTCATAAGCATCATTACCAAGTTTTGCAGCATCTCATGTGTAACATCTTAAATACCATAGCTGATAGTTGTAAACAAAATTAGTAAATtctttgttactgttgttgtagtCTCGGGCAGCTATGCTTAGAAAATGTTTATACTTTATCTGCTTTATTCACTAAAATACTTATTTATGTATTGTGCATTTTTAAAGTATACATTTTTAATCATATGTGAATGATTTCAGTTCCACCAAGTTTTGCATGGTCATCAAATGCAACAAGAGATTTAAAAGTCTATATAAGACCTGATCGGCCAACTGCACTTCTTCAACCTACTGATTTCTGTGATCAGCCTCCATTTGTGCTCTTTGTAGTGCCTAGTGCCATAAATAACACAAAGGAAAGAGCAACTATAAGAACAACTTGGGGTCAGTGGACTGTGAGTAATTCATTATGGGAACTGTCTACACAAGGTCAAGTATTCCATACGAGCATTGGTGACAAGGTCAAAAAATCAAACATAGCTGCAGTACAGATTAAAGCTCCTTTGAAATCGAAGCTCATTTTCCTCCTAGGAACAGCACGGGGAAAGAATCTCATTAGCAATGCAATTCAAGAAGAAAGTATAATCTTTGGAGATATTGTAGTAGAAGATTTTATAGATTCCTACACAAACTTAACTTTGAAGACAGTTTTCATTCTCAAGTGGGTGCATAACAATTGTCCTGGAGCAAAGTTTATCATGAAGGTAGATGATGATATTTTTGTTAATGTTCCTAACCTTCACAACTACCTCCTCAATAAGACAACAAAAGCTCCTCTGCTAACTGGTAATCTCATATGTGGTGCAAGACCAATCCATGATCAGTGGTCAAAGTGGTACACCCCGCAGTATATGTTTCGTGAAGGAAAGTATCCAAATTACCTCTCTGGTACTGGCTATGTTTTATCTACAAACTTGGTTGAGCCACTTTTAGGGGCTGCTCTTTCTACACCGTATTTTCATTTGGAAGATGTGTTTTTAACTGGAATATGTGCAAGGAAAATTGGTGTTCATCCTAAGGATAATTTTGGTTTTAGCTATCAACGTAGAGCAGTCAGCCCTTGTGTGTACAAAGAAGTAATCATGGGTCATGGAGTGATACCATCGGAGATGATAAAACTTTGGAATATGCTCAACCAGCCAAATACTCTTGCTAAGTGTCATCCAATAAAAAAATCAAAACTACGTAGCCATTATCCTACAAAGTGCTCCTAGAGCGTGTGGTTCTAATTTTATAACACCTCTCAGATTGTCAGAGAAATTAATTATTGTTTAATAAGATATTCTCATTTATTTTCAATGGAATTCTAACGTTTTTTCTGGAGGAATccctgtcggctccctgaagctatcttgctgatGAAGTgaagtgggagccggtcggccgagcggacagcacgctggacttgtgatcctgtggtcctgggttcgatcccaggcgccggcgagaaacaatgggcagagtttctttcaccctatgcccctgttacctagcagtaaaataggtacctgggtgtcagtcagctgtcacgggctgcttcctgggggtggaggcctggtcgaggaccgggccgcggggacactaaagccccgaaatcatctcaagataacctcaagataaccatactaCTTGAGTGTCATCAGTCGcagagtttattgtaagcctACAGAGGTCCCCTCAGAGGGGTGAAGGAAGCAATGGcaatgaacactttacatttaaagtgtgTCATCTTGCCATCAACCAGGGAAGGCAGCCAGAAAGGTCGGTGAATGAAAGGAAACCACTGTCTGGTTGGTAAATGTGACCTATGTCCTCACAAGCACAAAAGAACTCCCCCAGAAAGCAAACAAAAAAATGttgtcctcctccctccttccttgcagggaggggggagggaggaggagccggCCTGGGTAGGTctggctgccaccctccagttCTTTGACTGATGTAGTCGTGCCGAGTGGTTGCTGTCGCTCTGGCTCCGTGTTCCGGTTTTCTTTGGTGTTTCGCCCTTGTGGCGGTGTTATgaaacagaggtgtgtgtgttgccaaGAGTTTTGAGTACTGGAGCAGCATGTGCCTAGGGCCCCCCTTCCCTTGGGCGTTTGGGAACACTCCCCTCTAGGGGTTTCCTCACTTGTGGTTGTCCTCGCCTTTGGGGTAAGTCGGGGGTCTTGGGCTTTCCGCCCTGTCCTGGGTAGGGTGGTGTTTAATTACTGTACTGGCGGGGGTGCACTGTACCTAGCAAAGCCTGTATTACTTTCACAAGTTGTGACCGATGTTTCTCTCTGGCTGCTTGTTTGCTTGTGTGATTTAAGGGGCTttcttttgttttcatttttgcattttcacctgttgtggtggtggtggtggtctgcctAGCTCCTTATCACTTAAGCGTGCGGCGCGTGAGCGCTGCAGACTTCCCCAAATGCTCCCGAAGTTTCAGGCGCGTGTGCGGCGACACTGACAGGTGTatgctcgtttcagttttctcaccttaattcgtgTGCTATGTCGTtccttttggtatcattgtgtttgcaataaaattcccAACAGGGATGTATGCATACAAGGCCCAAAAGCCCGGCGCGACCCCCcatagcaaagcctaaagtcggccaaCCGTTACCCAGTGAGCGAGCACCAATTGGTACACCCGCAACCTAATGTGTGTACTCTTTTCAGTTTGATAATATCTATTTTCgttttacgtctttcattttggtatcaaattgttcgcaatataaagttgcgcattttaaaactagttccataataatagaacaataaatggaattttaacaacaATTTTAATTTTtggctacttttttttttttaatttaaattgtCAGGCTACGTTGTCATTATGGTATCAAATTGTTAAATTGTGTGTAATCTAAAGGCTCTCATTTTGAACCCAGTTCCAGAATGATGAGATAAAaattagaattttaacaaatattttaaccgGGGACACGACCTGCGTTCCCGGCTCACACGTGAGAAAAATAACAGACACACAGGCATGGCTATATGCTCAAAAGTGTTATTAGGCTTAGCCTGGTTTGTAATGGTTCTCCTCTGTTGCCCAAGGTTTTGTGGCTGATATTTGCAGTTTGCCTGCTTTAGACAGGGTGTACTGGCTTAGCTGGCCACAGTGCTGGGCTTCCCATAGGGCTTATTCACTCTACAGGCCCCTGGAAAACCCATGTGGGCTCAGCCGTATAGCAGTACTACTATTGCACCTAATCTCGCCTTGGGCGACTTGGAGATTGTTCGTCGACTGTGCCTCAGCGAGACGATCATCTGTCTTGCCTCCGTCATACTGCCTGATGGTCAGGGACACTTGCTGCCTGGGGGTCGGGGACACCAGCTGCCTGGGGTTTGAGGACACCTGTTACACGAGAGTCGTGGATATCTGCGACCCGGGGGCTGCGGACACCTGCGATCCGGGGTCTGGCAGGGCTTGTTTTCCTTTTGTGCTCTTATTACTCATCCCTTCTTTAGTAATATCAGGCAGCATCCATGGTGCATGATCGGTTCTCCTTATTGCAATGGGCCTGGTTGGTTGCCCGGTTGGAGGCCCTGGAACCGCCCCTCTTGAGTTTTGGGGACTCGGTTTGAGGGTGCTGGTCGTTTCGGCTTTGGTTCCATTTGTGCCACCACCTTCCTTCCCAGGTTGACATGGTTTGCCCTGCTCTTCTCCCTCTTCCCTGCTTCCGGTTCCAAACATTAGCTCAGGGTGAGGCTCATGtggcttcgggggctgccccttcCATTGCAGGCACGGAGAAGGTTGAGCACCTCTTTCCAGCTGAGGCTTCTGAGTCGACCCAGCAGACTCCCTTCTTCGAAGCCTTTTTCCTGAACTCCGCCTCTCCTTCTGGGGCGGTGGGCGTGGACGAGGGCTCTGCCCCAGGGCTTTTGTCACTGGTTCCCGGGGCTCAAGGAGGAATCCGCTTGAAGCTCTCGTGTTTCTTTTGACCCCACTTGGGCTCTTGTGCCTTACGCTTAAGGGCTTTTGCAGGGGTGGAGATATTTTTACCCTTTGAGTGTGTTGGGTGGGGCTTTTCCCCAGGTTCATTTCCAAgggcctttgggttctttggattCCTTCTTTTGGAGGTTTTCTTCCTCTTGGATTTCACCTGCGGTGGTTCGGGAGGCTTTCAGTGCTTACCTCCTGCAGGACCCGGTTTACACCTcggtgctttcagttcggcttttCTTCCCATCTTGCGGGTGGAGGGAATTTTTTGGTTCCAGAATTTTCCTGGTTTGCAGACAACTCCTTCTCTCTTCAGACTTGCCATGGCTATTGTCGTAACTGCACACTTGAGTGGCGGGAGATTTCCACGATGTTGCTGGTGTTCATGGAGAGGCTCTCTGGAGTTTCTCAATGAGTGAATCTTCACCTCTGTGCTTCTTTGTGATGTAGGTCTGGTGCAGCTGCATTCTCAAGTTTCCACTCCTTCAGCTACTTTGGAGGCAGATGGCTTTGGACTCACGATCATTTAGCTTCTGTTGTGTATTTGTTTAGTCGTCTTTGGATTGGCTTTCAGAGGGTGTGGGTGCGCAGGGTGGGGGAAGCCCTCGGCTGGGGTCTTGGTCCCAGCTGCTGCTGCATCATCCTTCGGTTACGTTGGGCGGCCCTTCCTCCTTGGGTTGCATCTGGGGAGGGCGGGCCCCCTCCCTGTCCATCCGTTGGGTCATCTCAGAGTGGgtttgcccctcctttcagatgacccCGTTGTCCTAGGTCCAGTTCATTCTTGATCCAGGTGGTTGAATGCTTCCCAGGACTTTGTGGACACATATTGGCATGTTCCTATTTATCTGGGTTCTGGGCTTGGTTTAGTTTTGTCGTTAACAGGTGACCATTTTCGTTGTCTTCCTTTTGGGTTGGTTTAGTACCTCGCGTTTTTACGCATTTGATTCGGGTCATGGTGGTCCATTTTTGTCTGCTTGGTCTTCTGGTCttggcttacctcgacgactggttggtgtgggctcccagctggtctgcttgtctgttaCCAGAGTGGGGTTCCTGACGCACTGGTGGTTGTCCCAGTTTGTCCCGTCTCGGGTTCGTCCTTGGCTGGGTTTTGTGGGGGATTCTtggactgcatccctctcttttcctcCCGCAACCTTGCAGTCCCACAGTTGGCTGTTTTTGTGGGGGGACCCGGGTCACTCGGTGATTGCTAGTGCGCCTGTGCAAGTGTCTGAACTTTGTTCTTCTGGTTTATCCGCTGGGCAGAGTTTGGCTTCATTTGCTGTTCTGGTATTTTTGGGGCAGCTTCTTTTGCCACTCTCGTGATCGTTGGGTTCGACGCTCAGAGTTCCTGAGCTAGTTGCTTCATCAATGGATTCCTCTTCAAGTTTTTCACGGGTAGGTGCCATTGCACCTTCCTCATCCCTCacttgatgtgttcacggacaccTTGTCTGTCGGCTGGGGCTATGTGACCAGTGCTCGCCAGTCCAACCGGGGCGTTGGTGAGTGTCCTTGCGTCGGGTTCCCTGTGCAGTGTGGGAGTTGCGACTGTGGGTGGTGCTGTGGAGGATTCCATTCCTCGGGGTTCGGTGAtctggctccatttggactgctccccTGTGATTTCTAGTCTCCACCAGAAGGGGGTCTCTTCACTCCGGGTCTCTTTGGAGCTGGTCGCTTCAGGTGGCTCTCTTGCCGATCTCTCGGGATTTAGCTCTTTCTGCCATTCACATTCAGGGAGTATCTTACGTCTGGGCGGCCAGCCTGTCAGCCTCATTACTCTTCCACGGGGGTGGATGATCATAAAGTTTCCTTGACTATGCCAGACGTATGGGTGCCCAGAGGttcacctcttcgcgtcggcataGTCTCTGCATCTCCCATTTTTCATGGCGCTGTTACCTGACTGCGAGATTCTTGCAATTGATGCTTTTTGGTAGGACTGATCGCAGTGGGAATTCCTATACCTTTTTTCCCCTagtccagctgttgctccaggttctggctcggttgaaaTCCTATTGGGGAAGAGTTCCtctggccccatggtggccggcccagccctgGTTTCTGGCGCTGCTTGCTTTGTGTCCGAACCCAGGCATTTCTCCACGGCTGCACCTCTTTCGGGTGGTTGACCTGGTGAGGTGCTTTGCTGGTTCGACTTATTCCTATGCGTTCCACGTCGGGCTATTCTGACACGTGTCTCGCCATTtgtttggtgatcaggtggcttctttcatGGTGTCCCTCCTGAATTTTTCGTCTCGGCAACAGTATGCAGTCTTGTGGCGGTCTTTCCTCCCTTTTCTTTCTTTTTGTCAGTGTCGAaccgggttgttttgtcctttttcTCTTGGTTTTCCTTGTCAGTGTCGAaccgggttgttttgtcctttttcTCTTGGTTTTCCTGGGTCTGcagcttatgccgaatactgtcgcttcgtgccgtgcaatattggcagggctgctgcagcttgctttcggggTGGATGTCCCTTCCGCTAGCTTTTGCCTGCATTTTCACCTATGGTCTGCTCTTGTGCCGCCTGAGTCGTCTTTGTCTTTGAACCAAGATCTTTCTTTTCTTCTTCACCTTGGTTTGTGG
The window above is part of the Procambarus clarkii isolate CNS0578487 chromosome 16, FALCON_Pclarkii_2.0, whole genome shotgun sequence genome. Proteins encoded here:
- the LOC123760118 gene encoding beta-1,3-galactosyltransferase 1 isoform X2, translated to MSKCSYAPPKYAYLDDDLEDQHMVNLRIGRTVQRSYIGRRSGCSQPVIVALFLISVFIFVFFQMANMIPRKPVSDAYEPSRHDRGKGSAHLNSIPPSFAWSSNATRDLKVYIRPDRPTALLQPTDFCDQPPFVLFVVPSAINNTKERATIRTTWGQWTVSNSLWELSTQGQVFHTSIGDKVKKSNIAAVQIKAPLKSKLIFLLGTARGKNLISNAIQEESIIFGDIVVEDFIDSYTNLTLKTVFILKWVHNNCPGAKFIMKVDDDIFVNVPNLHNYLLNKTTKAPLLTGNLICGARPIHDQWSKWYTPQYMFREGKYPNYLSGTGYVLSTNLVEPLLGAALSTPYFHLEDVFLTGICARKIGVHPKDNFGFSYQRRAVSPCVYKEVIMGHGVIPSEMIKLWNMLNQPNTLAKCHPIKKSKLRSHYPTKCS
- the LOC123760118 gene encoding beta-1,3-galactosyltransferase 1 isoform X1, with product MSKCSYAPPKYAYLDDDLEDQHMVNLRIGRTVQRSYIGRRSGCSQPVIVALFLISVFIFVFFQMANMIPRKPAVSDAYEPSRHDRGKGSAHLNSIPPSFAWSSNATRDLKVYIRPDRPTALLQPTDFCDQPPFVLFVVPSAINNTKERATIRTTWGQWTVSNSLWELSTQGQVFHTSIGDKVKKSNIAAVQIKAPLKSKLIFLLGTARGKNLISNAIQEESIIFGDIVVEDFIDSYTNLTLKTVFILKWVHNNCPGAKFIMKVDDDIFVNVPNLHNYLLNKTTKAPLLTGNLICGARPIHDQWSKWYTPQYMFREGKYPNYLSGTGYVLSTNLVEPLLGAALSTPYFHLEDVFLTGICARKIGVHPKDNFGFSYQRRAVSPCVYKEVIMGHGVIPSEMIKLWNMLNQPNTLAKCHPIKKSKLRSHYPTKCS
- the LOC123760118 gene encoding beta-1,3-galactosyltransferase 1 isoform X4 — encoded protein: MVNLRIGRTVQRSYIGRRSGCSQPVIVALFLISVFIFVFFQMANMIPRKPAVSDAYEPSRHDRGKGSAHLNSIPPSFAWSSNATRDLKVYIRPDRPTALLQPTDFCDQPPFVLFVVPSAINNTKERATIRTTWGQWTVSNSLWELSTQGQVFHTSIGDKVKKSNIAAVQIKAPLKSKLIFLLGTARGKNLISNAIQEESIIFGDIVVEDFIDSYTNLTLKTVFILKWVHNNCPGAKFIMKVDDDIFVNVPNLHNYLLNKTTKAPLLTGNLICGARPIHDQWSKWYTPQYMFREGKYPNYLSGTGYVLSTNLVEPLLGAALSTPYFHLEDVFLTGICARKIGVHPKDNFGFSYQRRAVSPCVYKEVIMGHGVIPSEMIKLWNMLNQPNTLAKCHPIKKSKLRSHYPTKCS
- the LOC123760118 gene encoding beta-1,3-galactosyltransferase 1 isoform X3: MSKCSYAPPKYAYLDDDLEDQHMVNLRIGRTVQRSYIGRRSGCSQPVIVALFLISVFIFVFFQMANMIPRKPVPPSFAWSSNATRDLKVYIRPDRPTALLQPTDFCDQPPFVLFVVPSAINNTKERATIRTTWGQWTVSNSLWELSTQGQVFHTSIGDKVKKSNIAAVQIKAPLKSKLIFLLGTARGKNLISNAIQEESIIFGDIVVEDFIDSYTNLTLKTVFILKWVHNNCPGAKFIMKVDDDIFVNVPNLHNYLLNKTTKAPLLTGNLICGARPIHDQWSKWYTPQYMFREGKYPNYLSGTGYVLSTNLVEPLLGAALSTPYFHLEDVFLTGICARKIGVHPKDNFGFSYQRRAVSPCVYKEVIMGHGVIPSEMIKLWNMLNQPNTLAKCHPIKKSKLRSHYPTKCS